In a single window of the Streptomyces sp. HUAS ZL42 genome:
- a CDS encoding ABC transporter permease, which yields MNASVRLSVSSLRAHKRRFAGTFLAVFLGVAFLAGTLVMGDTLRSSFDTLFGDATSGTDAVVRSADAITTPGEREGVREPVNTDLVTTLEKVPGVAAAAPDIQGAGQLVGANGKPIGGKGPPTLAGNWITDPQLNPYRLAEGRAPEKPGEVVVNRGAAERGDLKIGDTTTLRTPDPVNVTIVGLATFGGEDGMAQVTFTGMTRADAEKYLTARPGEAASIQVRAGPGVGQQALVDRLTPVLPKGVEAITGQESAQENTDMISSQFLTIFTTFLLVFSGVALLVATFSIHNTFAIVVAQRSRENALLRALGASRRQVTASTLVEASAVAVAASAAGLAGGVGIAAGLQALFPAIGFPFPKGELVISALSMALPLAVGVAVCLGSALLPAVRAGRTAPLAALRETAVDTSGASRFRAVTGMGLAAVAVAVTLSGVLLSPSIWLAGLGAVLALVSFVVLGPVASTTAVRVLGGPLDRLRGVTGGLARRNALRSPRRTAATASALMIGVAVVSLFTVFGASLKATMDQTVSRSFAGDVAVSTPSYGAGGSGLSPRLAGAIQRLPEVDTAVGLGRGVAQVDGEGRALTVTDPLALERTFDLGTVRGSLRDLGTDGIAITEKEAAKQGLTTGDTARLTFTDGRTQPFTVRAVYGQSELAGDYVITRAAWAPHRTQDSDTLIAVSFRDGVGSGAGKAAVEKVAAQYGNPEVQTRDEYAQSSAGGIDMMLTLVYALLALAVFIALLGIANTLTLAIHERTRELGLLRAVGQTRSQLRAMVRWESVLVAAFGTLGGLVLGAFLGWVLVKASDGASDSAFAFAMPPAQLAVVALVGLAAGALAGLRPARRAARLDVLRAIATE from the coding sequence ATGAACGCCTCCGTCCGCCTGAGCGTGTCCTCCCTGCGCGCCCACAAGCGGCGCTTCGCCGGCACGTTCCTCGCCGTCTTCCTCGGCGTGGCCTTCCTGGCCGGGACACTCGTCATGGGCGACACCCTGCGCTCCAGTTTCGACACGTTGTTCGGCGACGCGACGAGCGGCACCGACGCCGTCGTCCGCAGCGCCGACGCGATCACCACGCCCGGTGAGCGCGAGGGCGTCCGCGAGCCCGTGAACACCGACCTGGTGACCACCCTCGAGAAGGTCCCCGGCGTCGCGGCCGCCGCCCCCGACATCCAGGGCGCGGGCCAGCTCGTCGGCGCGAACGGCAAGCCGATCGGCGGCAAGGGCCCGCCGACGCTCGCCGGCAACTGGATCACCGACCCGCAGCTCAACCCGTACCGGCTGGCCGAGGGCCGCGCCCCGGAGAAGCCCGGCGAGGTCGTCGTCAACCGCGGGGCCGCCGAGAGGGGCGACCTGAAGATCGGCGACACGACGACGCTCCGCACCCCCGACCCCGTCAACGTGACGATCGTCGGCCTGGCGACCTTCGGCGGCGAGGACGGCATGGCGCAGGTGACGTTCACCGGCATGACCCGGGCCGACGCCGAGAAGTACCTCACCGCCCGGCCCGGTGAGGCGGCGAGCATCCAGGTGCGGGCCGGCCCCGGCGTCGGCCAGCAGGCGCTCGTCGACAGGCTGACTCCCGTCCTGCCCAAGGGAGTCGAGGCCATCACCGGCCAGGAGTCGGCCCAGGAGAACACCGACATGATCTCCAGCCAGTTCCTGACCATCTTCACCACCTTCCTGCTGGTGTTCTCCGGCGTCGCCCTGCTGGTCGCGACATTCTCCATCCACAACACCTTCGCGATCGTCGTGGCCCAGCGCTCCCGCGAGAACGCCCTGTTGCGTGCCCTCGGCGCCTCGCGCCGCCAGGTCACCGCATCGACCCTCGTCGAGGCGAGCGCGGTCGCCGTGGCCGCGTCCGCCGCGGGCCTGGCCGGGGGCGTCGGCATCGCGGCCGGACTGCAGGCACTGTTCCCGGCGATCGGGTTCCCCTTCCCCAAGGGAGAGTTGGTGATCAGCGCGCTGTCGATGGCCCTGCCGCTCGCGGTGGGCGTCGCGGTCTGCCTCGGCTCCGCACTGCTGCCCGCCGTACGCGCCGGCCGCACCGCGCCCCTGGCCGCACTGCGCGAGACGGCCGTCGACACCTCCGGCGCCTCCCGTTTCCGCGCCGTCACCGGCATGGGCCTCGCCGCCGTCGCCGTGGCGGTGACGCTGAGCGGCGTGCTGCTGTCACCTTCCATCTGGCTGGCGGGACTCGGCGCCGTCCTGGCACTGGTGTCGTTCGTGGTGCTGGGCCCGGTCGCCTCCACGACCGCCGTACGCGTCCTCGGCGGCCCGCTCGACCGGCTCCGGGGTGTCACCGGCGGGCTCGCCCGGCGCAACGCCCTGCGCAGCCCCAGGCGGACGGCCGCCACCGCGAGTGCCCTGATGATCGGCGTGGCCGTCGTGTCGCTGTTCACGGTCTTCGGCGCCTCGTTGAAGGCCACCATGGACCAGACGGTGTCACGTTCCTTCGCGGGCGACGTCGCCGTCAGCACCCCGTCGTACGGTGCGGGCGGCAGTGGTCTCAGCCCCCGGCTCGCCGGGGCGATCCAGCGGCTGCCAGAGGTGGACACGGCCGTCGGACTCGGCCGCGGTGTCGCCCAAGTCGACGGCGAGGGAAGGGCGTTGACCGTCACAGACCCGCTCGCCCTCGAGCGGACCTTCGACCTCGGCACGGTCCGGGGCTCCCTGCGCGACCTCGGCACCGACGGCATCGCCATCACCGAGAAGGAGGCCGCCAAGCAGGGCCTCACCACGGGCGACACCGCCCGGCTCACCTTCACCGACGGGCGGACGCAACCGTTCACCGTCCGCGCCGTCTACGGCCAGTCCGAACTGGCAGGCGACTACGTCATCACCCGTGCCGCTTGGGCCCCGCACCGCACCCAGGACTCCGACACCCTGATCGCCGTCTCCTTCCGGGACGGTGTGGGCTCGGGTGCGGGCAAGGCCGCGGTGGAGAAGGTGGCCGCGCAGTACGGCAACCCCGAGGTGCAGACCCGCGACGAGTACGCGCAGTCGTCGGCCGGCGGCATCGACATGATGCTCACCCTCGTCTACGCGCTGCTCGCCCTCGCGGTGTTCATCGCCCTGCTCGGCATCGCCAACACGCTGACGCTGGCGATCCACGAACGCACCCGCGAGCTGGGTCTGCTCCGGGCCGTGGGCCAGACCCGGTCCCAGTTGCGGGCCATGGTCCGCTGGGAGTCGGTCCTGGTCGCCGCCTTCGGCACCTTGGGCGGGCTGGTCCTCGGCGCCTTCCTCGGCTGGGTGCTGGTGAAGGCCTCCGACGGGGCGAGCGACAGCGCGTTCGCCTTCGCGATGCCGCCCGCGCAACTCGCCGTGGTGGCGCTGGTGGGCCTCGCGGCCGGAGCCCTCGCGGGCCTGCGCCCCGCCCGCCGTGCGGCGCGCCTGGACGTGCTGCGGGCCATCGCCACCGAGTGA